One window of the Thamnophis elegans isolate rThaEle1 chromosome 6, rThaEle1.pri, whole genome shotgun sequence genome contains the following:
- the RSPH1 gene encoding radial spoke head 1 homolog: protein MSDLGSEEIEEEAENDLGEYEGGRNEAGERHGHGKARLPNGDTYEGEYANGKRNGKGLYRFKNGARYIGEYLENKKHGNGTFIYPDGSKYEGDWVEDQRHGNGVYSYINGDTYTGEWFNNYRHGQGTYLYALTGSKYVGTWANGQQEGAAELVHLNHRFQGKFVNKNPLGIGKYIFDIGCEQHGEYCQEEKTEEEEEEEVLIPVAPKWKATKITNLTLWVPEEPPPPEVTPAAAEGPSTEESGVPAAGEESAVEAHSESPEAVAEAGEASSPKDMEEEEEAVKDDQADQEEHTATVLCYIKHCTHTITVDKCIRIYPNQKPWKEVQRLLRDRTKAFRSCDGTRYSVARASLKKGIRKAKTDYKRKIEDNFYNNNMRQVWRGIQQITNHQLTNVITSEGDASLAEELNHLLARFEVETSETAIIQPPVHCSPHFIVEEEKSLIMEGQRYNMFPSFFLLKNCTQDNANGLECLKTI from the exons ATGTCGGATCTTGGCTCAGAAGAGATCGAAGAGGAGGCAGAGAATGATTTAGGG GAATATGAAGGTGGACGCAATGAGGCTGGTGAACGGCATGgacatgggaaagccagattacCTAATGGAGATACCTATGAGGGAGAATATGCAAATggtaaaagaaatggaaag GGGCTATACAGATTTAAAAATGGTGCAAGGTACATTGGAGAATACCTTGAAAATAAAAAACATGGCAATGGAACATTTATTTATCCAGATGGATCTAAATATGAAG GAGACTGGGTGGAGGACCAAAGACATGGAAATGGAGTTTACTCTTATATAAATGGAGACACATACACTGGAGAATGGTTCAATAATTACAG ACATGGGCAAGGTACTTATTTATATGCATTAACTGGTTCTAAATATGTTGGCACTTGGGCAAATGGACAACAAGAAGGAGCTGCTGAACTTGTTCATCTAAACCACAGGTTCCAGGGAAAGTTTGTGaataaaaat CCACTAGGTATTGGGAAGTATATATTTGATATTGGATGTGAGCAACATGGTGAATATTGTCAGGAG GAGAaaacagaagaagaggaggaggaggaagttttGATACcagtggctccaaaatggaaagCAACAAAAATTACCAACCTAACACTATGGGTACCTGAAGAGCCACCTCCTCCAGAAGTAACTCCAGCAGCTGCAGAAGGCCCATCAACTGAGGAATCTGGAGTTCCTGCAG CTGGCGAGGAAAGTGCTGTTGAAGCACACTCAGAAAGTCCTGAGGCTGTTGCAGAAGCAGGAGAGGCCTCCTCACCAAAAGatatggaggaagaagaggaggcagTTAAAGATGACCAAGCAGATCAGG AGGAACACACTGCAACTGTTCTGTGCTATATCAAACACTGCACACACACTATCACTGTGGATAAATGTATTAGGATCTATCCCAATCAGAAGCCCTGGAAGGAAGTCCAGCGCCTCTTGCGTGACAGGACCAAGGCCTTTAGGTCCTGTGATGGGACAAGATACAGTGTTGCCAGAGCTAGTCTGAAGAAAGGTATTCGGAAGGCCAAGACTGATTATAAGAGGAAGATTGAAgataatttttataataataacatGAGGCAAGTGTGGCGAGGGATTCAACAAATTACCAACCATCAACTAACCAATGTCATTACTTCTGAGGGAGATGCTTCATTGGCAGAAGAACTGAATCATTTGTTAGCTCGCTTTGAAGTGGAGACGTCAGAGACAGCTATAATACAGCCACCAGTCCACTGTAGCCCACACTTCAttgtggaggaagagaag